In the genome of Cynocephalus volans isolate mCynVol1 chromosome 15, mCynVol1.pri, whole genome shotgun sequence, one region contains:
- the LOC134364108 gene encoding cytochrome c oxidase subunit 6C encodes MASGALTKPQMRGLLARRLRSHIGGAFVVSLGVAAFYKFAVAEPRKKAYADFYRNYDSMKDFEEMRKAGIFQSAK; translated from the exons ATGGCTTCCGGTGCTTTGACGAAACCTCAGATGCGTGGCCTTCTGGCCAGGCGTCTGCGATCTCATATTGGTGGAGCATTCGTTGTATCCCTGGGGGTTGCAGCTTTCTATAAG TTTGCTGTGGCTGAACCAAGGAAGAAGGCATATGCAGATTTCTACAGAAATTATGATTCCATGAAAGATTTTGAGGAGATGAGGAAGGCTGGTATCTTTCAGAGCGCCaagtga